One window of the Zea mays cultivar B73 chromosome 3, Zm-B73-REFERENCE-NAM-5.0, whole genome shotgun sequence genome contains the following:
- the LOC100276623 gene encoding uncharacterized protein LOC100276623, which yields MAAIPAAIPGCCSSSRLPQLAGLPASTSRRRFKVTAMAPKKKVNRYDESWSKQWFGAGIFAEGSEEVSVDVFKKLERRKVLSTVEKAGLLSKAEELGLTLSSLEKLGLLSKAEDLGLLSLVETAAGTSPSVLASISLPLLVAAVAAVVVVPDDSVALVALQAVVAAVLAAGAAGLFVGSVVLAGLQESD from the exons atgGCTGCAATACCTGCAGCGATCCCGGGCTGCTGCTCTTCGTCTCGCCTGCCTCAGCTTGCTGGCCTCCCTGCCTCCACAAGCAGAAGGCGCTTCAAGGTCACGGCCATGGCGCCCAAAAAGAAG GTGAACCGCTACGACGAGAGCTGGTCGAAGCAGTGGTTCGGCGCGGGCATCTTCGCGGAGGGCAGCGAGGAGGTGTCCGTGGACGTGTTCAAGAAGCTGGAGCGGCGCAAGGTGCTGAGCACCGTGGAGAAGGCCGGCCTGCTGTCCAAGGCCGAGGAGCTGGGCCTGACGCTCTCCTCGCTGGAGAAGCTGGGCCTGCTCTCCAAGGCCGAGGACCTGGGCCTGCTCAGCCTCGTCGAGACCGCGGCGGGGACGTCCCCGTccgtcctcgcctccatctcgctGCCGCTCCTCGTGGCCGCCGTCGCCGCGGTGGTCGTCGTGCCCGACGACTCCGTCGCGCTCGTCGCCCTACAGGCCGTCGTCGCGGCGGTGCTCGCGGCGGGAGCCGCCGGGCTGTTCGTGGGCTCTGTCGTGCTCGCTGGCCTGCAGGAGTCGGATTGA